GATTTCGGCCCGTGTCTCAGGGGCTGTCAGAAGTATCTTTCCGCCGACATCGAGCTCGGTTCCGGGATGGCCGACCAGAAGGCTGTAGAATCTTGCAACTGCTCCCCGTCCGACAAGCCTTGTCGTGGGATACATCTGGAGAGATTTGAGTGGTTTCATACAGATATAATTGTTTATGAAAAGGCCGCCTTCCTCAACTACACCGACCGATCGCGGCCTGACGTTCATTCCTTCTGCCCAGTGGTGGATCATGGTAAAGCTCAGGCTGGCGTTCTTTTTCACAAAAAATTCGGAAATGCCGACATGAAGGCCCTTGATCACATGAGCTCCGGATACGCATCCTGTTATCACGTGCAATTCCGAATCCTCTTCCGCGATGATGAGGTTGTGCACATTCTGGCTCAATGCGTCCTGATGGAGATACAGGCATGCCTGTACAGGGAAGGTGACTTTAGCGCCTGGAAGTGTCCTTATCACATAGCCGTTATGAAGATCGGTATAGGCAAGCGCGGTATATTTGTCCTGATCCGCGGAAACAAGTTTCCAGTAATATTCCTTGATCCAGTCCAGTTTGAGGGCATCCTTGATGGGTATGACCTCAAGACCGTCCATCATGGACTGTGCATATACAGCGGTCGTGTCTTTCTGAACATATGAACCCGAACGGTCAGCCTCGGTGGCATCAACGCCGGCCTTAAGCATGATATCCTTGTCTTCAGCCGGAAGTTCATCAAGCTTTTCTATAGGAAGATGGCACTCGCCTTCCATGCAGTATTCATCAAGTTCTATATCTGGACCGAAAGCGGCTTTCCTGTCTTTGGCCTGGTCTATTTTTTCATCTATTTCATGCATTTTATACACTCCTGATAGCCTGCCCTGCTTATTGTCTGGAATATCTCCTGAGGATTACCCTTGCATGCCATAACTCCATTGAACAGCACCTGTCCCCTGTCGGCAGGCACATAATTAAGGATATAGCCGGTATGCGTGATAATGAGACCCATTTTATTTCTGCTTCTGTGCGCATGTTTCTGTGAGAATTCGGTATGCGCCTGGAAACTTCGCTGCAAAAGAGAGCCTATGGTATTCCCGATCAGCGCAATGTTTTCAAGGTCGACGCCTGATTCCGGTTCATCGAAAAGCATAAGGTCAGGCTGTTGCGCCATGAGTTGAAGCAATTCGGAGCGCTTTATTTCTCCGCCTGAAAAACCGGCATTGATATCCCTGTCAAGAAAATCAGTGAAATTGACATTCGCCGCGAGATTATCCACATCGGTTTCTTTGCCATGCCCGCATATCTCAACCATTTTTCTGGTTTTAAGGCCGTTGATGGTTGGAGGCCTCTGGTATGACATGCCGATACCAAGCTTTGCACGTTCATGAACAGGCATATATGTGATGTCGGTATCTTTGAAGGATATTTTGCCTGAGGTGACTTTGTACTGGGGGT
The nucleotide sequence above comes from Desulfomonilia bacterium. Encoded proteins:
- a CDS encoding ABC transporter ATP-binding protein, whose translation is MLKIEDLHVSLGEKEILKGVDMEIHPGEVHILFGPNGSGKTSLLMTIMGYPQYKVTSGKISFKDTDITYMPVHERAKLGIGMSYQRPPTINGLKTRKMVEICGHGKETDVDNLAANVNFTDFLDRDINAGFSGGEIKRSELLQLMAQQPDLMLFDEPESGVDLENIALIGNTIGSLLQRSFQAHTEFSQKHAHRSRNKMGLIITHTGYILNYVPADRGQVLFNGVMACKGNPQEIFQTISRAGYQECIKCMK
- a CDS encoding SufD family Fe-S cluster assembly protein codes for the protein MHEIDEKIDQAKDRKAAFGPDIELDEYCMEGECHLPIEKLDELPAEDKDIMLKAGVDATEADRSGSYVQKDTTAVYAQSMMDGLEVIPIKDALKLDWIKEYYWKLVSADQDKYTALAYTDLHNGYVIRTLPGAKVTFPVQACLYLHQDALSQNVHNLIIAEEDSELHVITGCVSGAHVIKGLHVGISEFFVKKNASLSFTMIHHWAEGMNVRPRSVGVVEEGGLFINNYICMKPLKSLQMYPTTRLVGRGAVARFYSLLVGHPGTELDVGGKILLTAPETRAEIIARSISNGGTIINRGHLMGDVPGVKAHLECNGLILNGGDIFAVPELHGKAEGVEMSHEAAVGKINQEEILYLMSRGLSEDESTSTIVRGFLNVDIPGLPADLKAQIDAAVAQTQNEVM